The Carassius gibelio isolate Cgi1373 ecotype wild population from Czech Republic chromosome B5, carGib1.2-hapl.c, whole genome shotgun sequence genome segment AAACAAAAGTCTTGTGGGTTTAgggtgacatgagggtgagttttcCTATTTGAGAACCCTTTAAAATATCTGTGGGAATTTTTGTAGTTGGTAACATTTTCAGGTTATGCTTTGTAAAATACGTTTTTGTAGAAACCGGAGTGCAATCCCTGTTAGATTCCTTGTTCTGTAATTACAAACAGCTAGAAAAGTGATAAACGACATGTACTGTTTTCCTCTTTTACTTTGGCTTGCATTAGTCCCAAGACAAAATGACTTTAAGTATCGCTTTAATTTCCGAGCATTTTATGTGTCCATGTACATAGTTTTCACACATTACAAACTGTGGAAAATGTATGAACCATTTGATTAAAACTTCATTAGGTGTTGATATTTTGTGGTGGTTGATTTCAGACTGACTGACGTTGAGCTTTTACCAAGTTCTGTTTGCCGattagattttaataataataataataaatgataaaatgtgaCACATTGAGACTGATTATAACTGACCCTTGTGGAAATCAGGAAGAGAAACATCTAAAACTGTTTCTTTAATTTTCTGCAAAATACTGCCACCTGCTGAAACAATCCaacattattatatactgtacggctctcaaaatataactgtttacgtatggaggaccaaacctgcagaaattattaattaattaattaatgtaacaaTGGGAAAATAAATATGGATTCATACAAGAGacagaataataacaataaataaatgaattatgtttaaattaataaaagtgtAATTAAATATAGGAATAAATACGTGTTGGAATAAagataacaaatacatttataattaaatcataaaaaaatgaaggaaaaataataacttttttattattagtatttacatTTCTGCTGGTTGCTCATCCATATTTACAAagcactttacagaaaataaatatatcttaGGTTAAATCCTCAAGGAAAGGTACTAttgaacaaatgtatttaaaaatgtacaatgaaagtcaataagaTCCAAAACTACAAAGGATAAGTCAGAGAAAAAATAGTACCATAAAGACATCTATCCTAGAGTTTCAGAAGATATCTAACACTTCTCCATTTGTGCAAGTTATCTtctggaaaaaaagtgaaaaaaattaaataaaacatgaaagagtaaatccagctcatgaatatttaatgaagcGAACGTCATAAACACACCATCCAATCATACAGCAGAAAGCAGACAGTCCGAATATACCCTGAGCCAATGAAAACAAGCAGGAACCTTGCACATTAGGTGTAATCATGTGTGAAGAGAATAATAGTGTCAGTCCAAATCACTTCGAGAAAAGTAGGTGAAGTGGAGTTTCAGATCGACTTCAATCCCACGGCCACAATAAACAGTTCTGTTGAAAACATGGAGGAGAAACAAACCATCAATTTCGGAGCTGGTCCAGCTAAACTTCCACAGTCGGTAAGTGCATCCccaaaatattggtcaaaaatattatacagtaaaaattgattatatttttgcaaaacacaagTTTTTTCGTCTTCGCATTGATAGTAGCGTAAACAATGCAGCGTGATCATAGATCAGAACTCTACGATTAACGTAACGTtacatcatctatctatctatcaactaCAAACCACCAGCAGTGTGCATGCAGATTCGGCGTGCAAAACTGTTTACGATGCTGTAAAGTGCAAAAACGTCGTACATGATTTTGGATGCGCTGAAAGCATTAAAACAACACTTGCGTTTTGCTTGTCTGCATGTGCCAATGTTGCATCAGCCGCAACTTGGCATTCAGATTCGCCTGTTGACTGAAATGCAACtctctgaaaaaataaatcagcAAACATCAAAGCACACTTCGTATATTCCAACACAGAAATCGGTTCAGAGAGACAGACATGTtttgatttatgaaaaatatcAAAGATCTGCGCGTCTCTGAGTAGTTTGCTAGTTGAATcgcgtttttgttttgttttcttttttttttaagtagcatgTCATTTCTCATTAGGTCACTAACTCTGAACACTTTAACAGAAATTCAGGTTTTTAACTTTAACTGCCTGAAGAAAATGATGAAGATGCTGAatgtagatttggagaaatgtatgattacatcacttgctcaacaatggatcctgtgcagtgaatgggtgccgtcacaatgagaGCCCagacaactgataaaaacatcacaatataccACAAgtaccactccagtccatcagttaatgtcttgtgaggAGAGAAGTTATATGTTTGTAAGTTTTAACTTCTAAAACGTCACCTCTGGCCAAAATATTAGTCCATAATAACACTGGTGGGACACCAGTGAAAATGTGCATCCCCCtttccaccaacatatttgtttagaactgttttcctTGTAAACGGTGCTAGATccgtgcatatttctctcttgattcagacaagatgacttctttttttactggagaaaacATTATGGACCGAGGACTCGCATTTTTGCTGGAAGTGACGGATTGAAGTTAAAAGCATCTTAATCAATCATTTGTTTTtggcaaacatgcagcttttcacttgacaatacgttaactgatggactggagattactcattcactgtagaggatccatcgGTGAGCAAGTTATGttctgctacatttctccaaatctattcccataaagaaacaaactcacctgcaTCCTTGGGACATTGTTAACAgtttttcatttctgaatgatcaaTTCCTTTAAAAGCCAGTTCTAAAGACCTTTTGTTAATGGCAGTAAAGACAAAGCATGCAATCCTGTTTTTGATTTAAAAcgataaaatagttatttattgGATATTTCTCTATTCTAAGGTTTTACTTCAAGCACAGAAGGAGATGCTGGATTGCAGTGGCACTGGGATAAGCATTCTTGGCAAGCATTCTTCTGCATTTGTAAAGTTTTAATTTCTGTGTTTAATGCTATGTTTCTGAGGTGTTTAATTCTTTCTTGCATTCAGAAATGAGCCACAGatcgtctgatttctccaagatTATAAACACTACTGAAAACCTTCTCCGTGAGCTTCTGTGAGTGTTTACATCTGTCCCTCAACTAGAAATGGGAGAAGTCTTCATTTAAACTCCATAGCAAATGTATACTTTGCATTCACTCTGAACAGGAATGTACCTGAAAACTATAAGATACTGTTCCTGCAAGGCGGAGGCTCGGGACAGTTCAGTGGGGTTCCTCTGAATCTGATCGGTCTGAAGGAGGACAGGTCTGCTGATTATCTGGTCACTGGGACGTGGTCTGCAAAGGCAGCCAAAGAGGCAGAGAAGTATGGAAAAGTGAACGTGATTCATCCAAAACTGGATAGCTACACCAGTAAGTAATTAGAGTACAGCTATATTTTATTTGCTGAGAGGTGCTTTATGAAGAACAGATTAAAGCACAGACAAAAACCGATTAAGCACAGCTTTGATCATCACATGACTTCTGGTGATGAAGCGAACTTAATCTTCACAGAAATCCCAGACAGTAGCACTTGGTCGCTGAATCCTTCAGCATCTTACGTCTATTACTGCTGCAATGAGACGGTGCACGGCGTTGAGTTTAACTTCATCCCGGACACTAAAGGAGTGCTTCTTGTCAGTGATATGTCATCAAACTTCCTCTCCAGGCCAGTAGACGTGTCGAAGGTTGGTAATACTTTGTTCATTGCctttataataaaaatagcaCAGTAGTTCATTAAACTTGCTACTTTAGTGTAGTAAATAATACACCAGTAGCTGTTTTTCACagatgtctttttttgttttacctaAATGGTTATTAATGCTGTGAGTCTctgtttgtttttacagtttgGTCTGATATTTGCCGGCGCACAGAAGAATGTCGGGTGTGCTGGTGTGACGGTTGTCATTGTCAGAGAGGATTTGATGGGCAAGGCTTTGAACGAGTGCCCTATTATACTGGACTATCAGGTGCAGGCTGGCAATAACTCGCTCTACAACACTCCTCCATGCTTCAGGTACTGTGCCTCTGTTAgtctttatttaaattactaaCATTATTTTCAGCTTGAGCTTGCCAATTCTAGGTAGCTGTAATCAAGAAAAACAATACCCGTATTTTTCGGAccataagtcgcacctaagtataagtcgcatcaatccaaaaatacgtcatgacgaggaaaaaaacatgtataagtcgcactggactacaagtcgcatttatttagtaccaagagaaaacattaccatctacagcacTTAGCTAGCCTAAGAGCTTTCTACCTCCCCCAGTTCCACCTGTACAGATCTGCTACAGGGTgattcatgtatgttatatatggggGTTATtccatatatattatatgtgtagCTAGGGCTGAATGATAAATCGTTATGAAATCGGCAGCAGCAAGTCTCAGCACGCAACATCAGCAGTGTAGCAGACCTATTCCGCCAAGACCAACCACATTAACATTGTTATTTACATTATCATGCTTAACCCTCTGAGAGGTGTCATGGTAGAACTGTTTTCTTTTGTGAAGCTTTAATGTCATCCAGTCTGATATATAATTTGACCACTTTTAAAGAGGTTTCATGGTTTTATTTGCATCCTACCTAACAAACTCCAGCTTTGTttaattactaaaacaaacagCCTTGTGGCTTATTTTAAGATCTGTTTGTAGATCACTTTTCCAGCCTACATGGATGTGAGAGAGaaactttaaatgttaaaaagactGTACTCTCCTTTTCAAATTTTTTAAGGAACCCGAAGTAATTTGTGTTCACCTATTTTAAACctcaacattaatattattaatataattaaaataatgcttgTTTTTCTTGCAGTATTTACATTATGGGTTTGGTTCTGGAGTGGATCAAGAACAACGGAGGGGCGGATGCCATGGAACGACTGAATAAACAGAAATCCGACATCGTCTATGACATTATCAACTGCTCCAATGGATTTTACTCGTCAGTGATTCCGTCATTTTCTGTTGTAAACATCCAAACATTTCTAACATTCGGGATCACAGTTTTTCAGATAAATATATTCTTTACACCCAAGTTTATTCATAATACatgacattaaaacattaaacttaTTCAGTTTTGAATCATTAATGTTCATCTTTAAGTTAATATAAGAAAGAATTGTAAATAAAAGAATTATtggtataataaaaatgtaaaaaggaaaATACTGTAGCAGGTAGAGCAGCCCTTATTGACCGCAGTTTTGTTGcagtaaaagtgtagtaaacaATGGTGTATTGATAACtgtttgtataaccacagttttactacagataccatggttaaactatgtaAGCTCACTGTTCACGTTGAGCGAAATATTGGAAGAAAACTCTAAAATCCTACGGAATTGAGGATGGGCGATTATTTGAATTTATCTCTGAGGGAaactgactgtcttcagaaaattttagatggtattttctttTCACCTTACCgccttaaatatatattaataagggctgtcagtcgattaaaaattttaatcagatTAATCACACCCTTTTTCCATGATTTAATAGCACACTTTGTGAAATTAAGCATAGACCTatcttgtttcaaatgtttattttgtcatcatttgctaTATCCAGCAAAGTAAACCAAAAGATTAAAGGGTGATTctcaaaaatctgtattttctgcaAGCTTTTTTCAAGATAAATTTAGATGTCTTTCCAAAAAAGGACACTTACCAACTCCAAAGGGACACCAAAGTCCATTTCTGTACTTCACACAGCGTGTGTGATGCTCTTCAGAGACAATCACAGAATATGACATGCAATCTCTGATGTAATCAGCCTGGTTTCTTTTACATTAGTGCTGTTTTGGATGGATTGTTTGAATGCATTCGCTTCCTGGATAATTGGACTAAAAAAACTTCCCGGAGTTTAGCAACTTAAAATGATATGATTGCAAACAGAGAAGCAAAATTGGGTTAAAGGGttagaatagaaataaatgtttaaaaaaaatgaattaatttaatgcGTTAAGAATTGTAAATTTAAtcgcatgcattaaccataatattaatgtcttatttatAAGTGTAGGCCtactttgtttacagtggtaaccaaggGAATGCTGTATTGCTGATGTTCCATAAGCACCACCTGCTGTCAAAGAGTGAATTTGTGTTCTGATTGAGTCcatctgctgtttttattttgtgtagttattttatttagcataatTTGACAAAGTTAGTTTGACTAAGTCAGACCATCTGTTTTTGTCAAAATGACTCCTTATTTGTCATGTACCATACGGACTCTTTCAGATGCCCAGTTGACATGGCGTGCCGAAGCCGCATGAACATTCCATTCCGCATCGGAAAGAAGGAAGGGGATGAAAGTCTTGAAAAGGAATTTCTTGATGGTGCTTCTAAACTTGGCATGATCTCACTTAAAGGACACAGGTGTTGTATGAAAATTAAAAACTACATCTGTCTTTGTAATTGGTGTTAATTCATTGTTTGCATAGCTTGacagaaaacattttcattagcTTTAACGGAAGAGTAATGTTGTAATAACTGCATCTAATAACTATTTATGTGTAATTTCTACATAATATGGACACATTGTTTATGAACAAATTGGTGCTGGTCTGTCTGGCATATAGCAGTTTACTTTATACGTTATTCAGTGAATAGATTCGGTTTCTTGTTTTATGAGTGTTTCACTTTGCTTTTTCAGGTCTGTGGGTGGCATCCGGGCTTCCCTGTACAATGCAGTGACTGTTGAAGATGTGAAGGCTCTTGGCGCCTATATGGAAGAATTCCTGAAGAACCACCAGTAGCTTCTAAACCTTTTTTGCAAGTAGTAGCATTTACTTGCATTAATAAGGGGTTTCTATACCTTTAAACTGGAGTGACACTAATGCATTTGCTGCAACAAGTTGTAGCTGATAAATggactatattaaaaaaaacactaattcatTTCAGTAGCAAATGGTTGTCATTgtcacataactttttttttttttaactaaccacTTAATTCAAATTGTAGTGTGCCTTAATACttgtaaaattgtatttgaaTTATTTTCCAAAACATTCCATGTTTTActaatataaatgtgtgttattAGTAGCTGAATGGACCGAATACTGTGATAATaccgaaaataaaataaaaaaatattaaaaatctaCCATAATCACTGCAGTATTTATTCCTGAGTAGAGATGATATTCTTAAGATTAAATGAACATGCATTTTGGATATTGATATAAGTATGTGAACTTATGGGAATGTGAATTAATTTTGTAGTATAGAATTATAATTATCTCTTTTAGCATTAATGAACCCATACAGTAAGTTTCTTCCCAGGGTTCCCAAGTCTGATTTGCTGCAACACTGgcctttttttaaaatgatgcaacgagttttttttttttttccaagtttaATTTATAGCTAACATAATTATATTCTACTAAAATATTCGACAAAAGTATGTCATGGTATTCCCACAAGTAAGGATATTTTTTCTGGCTGGACACTGGTAGGGGCCTTTGAATGCCTTTGTGAAATTTTGTAATTGGTCCAGTTTAGCTATTCATATCTGGCAACCCTGTTGGTTCAATGCTGCATTTAAAAGcgtttaaaagcatttaaaatttattcTGGAAATAAATCAAACTAAGTTTAATAAAAACGATTTTTTTAGAAGCAGCTTTTATTTTGACGTCACGCAAGACCCGGAAGTGGAAAATCAAAGCAACTGCATGTTTTCAATATTATATGAGACCGTGATTTCAATATTAGATGTCAAGCTTGTCACTTAAAAAGTATTAcagatatttctttatttatgctTGATTAAGAGCAACATGGGTAATTTTATTCCCAATAATTTCAGACAGCTGAACGTCAGCTGATTTGACACAAGTGTAGCCGGCGGAAGTGAGTTTGGGTCAGTATCATAGACTGGTTAAGGGTCTGGCACCTGCATGTTACAGTTGTCAGGAACATTTCACGGAATGTTGCGCTCACATTTATAAAGCACTACTGATTTTAGATTGGGTGAGTTCGACATGTTTACCTTATTTAGGCTGTTGTGTTGTTGTTCATGTAACGTTAGTTTGACTCTTGTATGACACTCCTTCAGAGCTGCCCTTTGTCCTCGAGGGAAAGCAGTTACACAGCAATTCTGCT includes the following:
- the LOC127958004 gene encoding phosphoserine aminotransferase-like; protein product: MEEKQTINFGAGPAKLPQSVLLQAQKEMLDCSGTGISILEMSHRSSDFSKIINTTENLLRELLNVPENYKILFLQGGGSGQFSGVPLNLIGLKEDRSADYLVTGTWSAKAAKEAEKYGKVNVIHPKLDSYTKIPDSSTWSLNPSASYVYYCCNETVHGVEFNFIPDTKGVLLVSDMSSNFLSRPVDVSKFGLIFAGAQKNVGCAGVTVVIVREDLMGKALNECPIILDYQVQAGNNSLYNTPPCFSIYIMGLVLEWIKNNGGADAMERLNKQKSDIVYDIINCSNGFYSCPVDMACRSRMNIPFRIGKKEGDESLEKEFLDGASKLGMISLKGHRSVGGIRASLYNAVTVEDVKALGAYMEEFLKNHQ